The DNA region ATTTACCGCTACCGGCCACCTTTATGCGTCGCTATAACCTGCCGGAAATCAAGTGCGGCTGCGGCCTTCAGGGCTGTCTGGAGCGCTACCAGTCCGGGCCAGGCTTACTCTGGCTGCATAAGCACTTAAGCGGTGAGTCGCTCAAAATGGAGACGCTGCTGGAAAACTATCGTCATGGCAACGCCAGCGCCGTCGCCACCGTTGAGGCGTGGATTGACATGCTGGGCTGTACGCTGGCGCAGTTGCAACTGATTCTTGACGTCGACGCCTTTGTACTGGGGGGAGGCGTCTCTAACATTGAGGAAATTTACACCCTACTGCCGGGCGCCATGTCGCGCTACCTCTTCCCCGGCCTAGCCCCCGCGAATGTCTTCCCGGCCGTGCATGGCGCGTCCAGCGGCGTACGCGGTGCCGCCCTGTTGCTGGTCGAACAGGATGCGTTAATGCACTAAGACATCGCCGGCAAAAACGCGTTTTGCCGGCGATGTTCCTCATTCATCCACGATAACGACATCCACCCCCATCTGGCTGAGCGCCTGATGGTAATGCGCCGGGATACCGCTGTCGGTAATCACCCGATCAATACCGTTGATTTCACTGATCATGCAAAAACTCTTGCGGCCAAACTTACTGGAATCCGCAACCACCGTGACCTCCTGCGCCACCTGGCACATCACCTGGTTAAGGTGCGCTTCTCCCGGATGTGGCGTGGTGATCCCGGCTTCCAGACAAAATCCATCGACGCCCAAAAAGAGCTTATCAAACCGATACTGTCTGAGCTGATGTTCCGCCGAAGGGCCATACAGCGAGTAAACGCTTTGCCTGACATTTCCCCCCAGGATCATGACATCCACGCGTTCAAAATTGGCAAGTTCCCAGGCAATGTTAAGCGCATTGGTCATCACCACCAGATCGCGGCGGCTTTTCAGCAGCGGTGGAATAAGCGTGGTGGTCGAGCCGGAATCGAGAATCAATGTGTCGCCATCTTTCACAAAGCTGGCCGCTTTTTCCGCAATGCGCGATTTCACATCGCGATTCAGTCGGTCTTTGTCCTGTAAGGGACGATCGAGGGCAAAGTGTTGATTTAACACGGCTCCGCCATAGGAGCGCATGACGCAGCCTTTCTGCTCGAGATAACGTAAGTCATTGCGGATCGTGACGCTTGAGACGCCGAAATGCACACTCAGGGGTTCGACACGAACGCTGCCTTGATCGCATAACAGGTCAATTATTTGTTCGCGACGTCTTAAGTTATCCAGCATTGCTTTTGCTCCATTGCATATTGTTATGTTTTAGCGATTTATCGCTTTCGTTTTCTTTTAAATATATTAAATCAGAAGACTTAAGGCGAATTTGTGAACACGTCTACAGCGCGGATTTTGGCAAAAACACCTCGTTTTCTTTCGTTTTATCTAAACTGAAAATGGGAAAGGCGAAAGATCGAAAAGCGTGCAGGACAGGTGAGCGGGAGTCTGGGACGAAAAATCAGTGAAAAAACGAAAGCGGGTTCGTAAAAAACCCGCTGGCATTTTTCTTTTTGTTTAATTGAAGGACATCACAATTTTGAATTTTAACGACGCCGCCTAAACGATAATGACCTCAACGCCGCTGCGATGAAATTCCTTCAGGCTCTCTTCCGGGATACCTTCATCGACGATGATGGTATGAATACGCTGGGTATCAATAATTTTATGCAGGCTCGAGCGGTTAAATTTGCTGGAGTCGGTGACCACGATAATCCGTTCCGCCACTTCACACATCCGGCGATTCAGTCGGGCTTCGTCCTCGTTATGGGTACTGACGCCCCGCTCTAAATCAATGGCGTCGACGCCCAGGAACAGCATATCGAAGTGATAATTCTGCAACGATTGTTCGGCCTGATCGCCGTAAAACGACTGCGACTGCCGACGCAGATGACCACCGGTCATCAACAACTCCACGCCCTCCGCTTCCAGTAAGGCATTAGCGACGTTCATTCCGTTAGTCATCGCAATCACATCGGTATGCTGGCGCATCAGGCACGCAATCTCATACGTCGTCGTGCCGGAGTCCAGGATCACGCGGTGACCCGGTTTGATAAGCCCCACGGCCGCTTTGGCGATACTGCGTTTCACCGCCGTGTTCAGCGAACTTTTATCTTCGACGGAAGGCTCCGCGCCCGGGGTATTGCTGTCGCAAATCAACGCGCCGCCATAGGCGCGAACGGCGATCCCCTGCTTTTCCAGGAACGCCAGATCGTTGCGGATCGTCACCGTGGAAACGCCAAACAATCCCGAAAGATCGCTTACCTGCACGCTTCCTTGCTGCCGCAACCGCTGGATAATCTGCTCACGCCTTTCGCTGGTGCCTGACACTCGCTTGTCTCCAGAAGCATCGGTATTGCTCATAAGAAATCCTTTGGCTAATTCTTTCGTTTCATTTCGTTTCGCCTATTAACGCCTTTCTTTTGTCGGAATGCAAGCCGAAAAAAGCCGACAAGAAGGGCAAAAACGTCGGCTGAATGCTTTCATTATGTTTCTTTTGTGAAACAGATCGGAAAACTATTATCTTTCGTTTTATTTTTATAAGACCATGATGCAGTATCAATTGAAACAAAACGAAAGATTGCAAGTCGCAGTTACCTGATCTGGAGAGGAAAGTGAAACATCTGACTGATATGGTGGAGCAGCATAAACGAGGTAAGGCAAACGGAATTTACGCCGTTTGTTCCGCGCATCCGCTGGTACTGGAATCCGCAATACGTTACGCGCAGGCAAATCACTCGCCGCTGCTGATTGAAGCAACCTCGAATCAGGTTGACCAGTTTGGCGGTTACACCGGCATGACCCCAGCCGATTTTCGCCATTTTGTCTGCCAACTGGCCGACTCGCTTGATTTCCCTCAGGAGCAGTTGATTCTGGGGGGTGACCACCTTGGGCCCAACCGTTGGCAAAATCTGGCCGCAGAACCGGCAATGGCCCATGCCGACGAACTGATCAGAAGCTATGTCGCCGCCGGATTCAAAAAAATTCACCTTGATTGCAGCATGTCCTGCCAGGGCGATCCCGTGCCATTGACCGATGCCATCGTCGCGGAACGCGCCGCGCGTCTGGCGAAGGTAGCCGAAGAGACCTGCATCGCCCACTTTGGTGAGTCAGATCTCGTCTATGTGATTGGCACTGAAGTACCGGTACCGGGCGGTGCCCATGAGACGTTAACCGAACTGGCGGTCACCACGCCTGAAGCCGCGCGCACAACGCTGGAAGCCCATCGCCACGCCTTTGAAAAACAGGGACTCGACAATATGTGGTCGCGCATCATCGCGCTGGTGGTGCAACCCGGCGTTGAGTTCGATCATACCCACATCATTGATTATCAACCGCAGAAAGCCGTCGCGTTAAGCAAGATGGTTGAAGCCTATGACACGCTGGTCTTTGAAGCGCACTCCACGGATTATCAAACGCCGCAGTCACTGCGCCAGTTAGTGAAAGATCACTTTGCCATCCTGAAAGTCGGTCCGGCCCTAACCTTCGCCCTGCGCGAAGCGCTGTTCTCGCTGGCCGCTATCGAAGAAGAGTTGCTCCCGGCAAAAGCCTGTTCCGACCTGCGTCATGTCCTTGAGAGCGTCATGCTCGATCGTCCGGAATACTGGCAAAGCCACTACCACGGCGATGGCAACACCCGTCGTCTGGCACGCGGCTACAGCTATTCCGATCGTGTTCGTTACTACTGGCCGGACAGCCAGATTGATGACGCGTTTGAACGACTGGTGCGCAATCTGGCGGATGACCCGATTCCGCTGCCGCTCATTAGCCAGTATATGCCGTTACAGTACGTGAAAGTGCGCGAGGGAGATCTCAATGCCACACCGCGAGAACTCATCATCAACCACATTCAGGACATACTGCAGCAGTACCATGCCGCCTGCCAGGGCGTAACGTCCCAGAACGGATAACAAAAAAGAGGAATACGCTATGCCAAATATTGTACTCAGCCGTATCGACGAAAGGCTCATTCATGGTCAGGTCGGGGTGCAGTGGGTCGGATTTGCGGGGGCGAATCTGGTACTGGTCGCCAACGATGAGGTGGCGGAAGACACCGTGCAACAGAACCTGATGGAGATGGTGCTGGCGGAAGGGATTGCCGTGCGTTTCTGGTCACTGCAAAAAGTGATCGACAACATTCACCGCGCCGCTGACCGACAGAAGATTTTGCTGGTCTGCAAGTCCCCCACCGATTTCCTCAGGCTGGTCGAAGGTGGGGTTCCTGTGACACGGATCAACGTAGGAAATATGCACTACGCCAATGGCAAGCAGCAGATTGCCAAAACGGTCTCTGTCGACGCGACCGATATTACGGCGTTTAACGGCCTGAAAGCCGCCGGGGTGGAATGTTTCGTTCAGGGCGTTCCGACAGAACCCGCGCAGGATCTCTTTAAACTCATCTGAGGCCTTCACCATGGAAATTAGTCTGTTACAGGCTTTTGCATTAGGTATCCTCGCCTTTATTGCCGGCCTGGATATGTTCAACGGATTAACACACATGCACCGCCCGGTGGTGCTTGGGCCGCTGGTCGGCCTGATTCTGGGCGACTTGCATACCGGTATTTTAACCGGCGGTACGCTGGAGCTGGTGTGGATGGGGCTCGCACCGCTCGCGGGCGCACAACCGCCAAACGTCATTATCGGCACCATCGTGGGCACGACGTTCGCCATTACGACAGGGGTGAAACCGGATGTCGCCGTGGGCGTCGCCGTGCCGTTTGCCGTCGCAGTACAGATGGGGATTACGTTCCTGTTCTCCGTGATGTCTGGGGTGATGTCCCGCTGCGATCGCATGGCGGCGAATGCCGATACCGCCGGCATTGAACGGGTTAACTATCTGGCGTTACTGGCTCTGGGGATTTTCTATTTTCTGTGCGCGTTCCTGCCGATCTACTTCGGTGCAGAGCACGCGAAAACGGCCATTGATGTCCTGCCGGAACGTCTGATTGACGGTCTCGGCGTCGCAGGCGGCATCATGCCAGCCATCGGCTTTGCCGTACTGCTGAAAATCATGATGAAAAACGTCTATATCCCTTACTTTATCATCGGTTTCGTGGGGGCCGCCTGGCTCAAACTACCGGTACTGGCTATCGCCGCTGCCGCGCTGGCAATGGCGCTGATCGACCTGCTGCGTAAATCGCCAGAACCGACCCAACCTGAGGCCCAGAAAGAGGAATTCGAAGATGGCATCTAATCAACAAACTCTTCCGACTGTTTCCGACAGCGAAGAAACGCTGCTTTCCGGCGTAAACGAAAACATCTATGAAGATCAGAGCATTGGCGCCGAGCTGACCAAAAAAGATATCAACCGGGTCGCCTGGCGTTCCATGCTGTTGCAGGCGTCGTTTAACTACGAGCGTATGCAGGCTTCCGGTTGGTTGTACGGTCTACTGCCAGCGCTGAAAAAAATCCACACCAATAAACGCGACCTGGCGCGCGCCATGAAAGGCCACATGGGGTTCTTCAATACCCATCCCTTCCTGGTGACGTTTGTCATTGGCATCATCCTGGCGATGGAGCGCTCAAAGCAGGACGTTAACAGTATTCAGAGCACCAAAATTGCCGTTGGCGCACCGCTCGGCGGGATTGGTGATGCGATGTTCTGGCTGACACTCCTGCCTATTTGCGGCGGCATCGGGGCCAGTCTGGCCTTGCAGGGTTCCATCCTCGGCGCGGTGGTCTTTATTGTACTGTTTAACGTGGTCCATCTGGCTCTGCGTTTTGGCCTGGCGCACTATGCTTATCGTATGGGGGTCGCCGCTATTCCACTCATCAAGGCCAACACGAAGAAAGTGGGCCACGCGGCGTCTATCGTCGGGATGACGGTGATTGGCGCGCTCGTCGCGACCTATGTGCGCCTGAACACCACGCTCGAAATCAAGGCGGGTGATGCCGTCGTCAAGCTCCAGGCTGACGTTATCGATAAGCTGATGCCCGCTTTTTTACCGCTGGTCTATACCCTGACGATGTTCTGGTTGGTCCGTCGCGGCTGGAGTCCGCTGCGCCTCATCGGTATCACCGTGGTGCTGGGTGTCGTCGGCAAGTTCTGTCACTTCCTGTAAAGCAAAGAGGTTTTCGATGTTAGGTATTATTTTGACGGGGCACGGTGGGTTTGCCAGCGGTATGGAAAAAGCGATGAAACAGATCCTTGGCGAGCAGTCGCAGTTTATCGCCATCGATTTTCCGGAAACGTCCACTACCGCGCTGCTCACCTCGCAGCTTGAGCAGGCGATTGAACAACTGGACGGCGAGGAAGATATCGTTTTCCTGACCGACCTGCTCGGCGGCACACCGTTTCGCGTCGCCTCAACGCTTGCGATGCTGAA from Citrobacter amalonaticus Y19 includes:
- the agaR gene encoding transcriptional repressor AgaR produces the protein MLDNLRRREQIIDLLCDQGSVRVEPLSVHFGVSSVTIRNDLRYLEQKGCVMRSYGGAVLNQHFALDRPLQDKDRLNRDVKSRIAEKAASFVKDGDTLILDSGSTTTLIPPLLKSRRDLVVMTNALNIAWELANFERVDVMILGGNVRQSVYSLYGPSAEHQLRQYRFDKLFLGVDGFCLEAGITTPHPGEAHLNQVMCQVAQEVTVVADSSKFGRKSFCMISEINGIDRVITDSGIPAHYHQALSQMGVDVVIVDE
- a CDS encoding DeoR family transcriptional regulator; the encoded protein is MSNTDASGDKRVSGTSERREQIIQRLRQQGSVQVSDLSGLFGVSTVTIRNDLAFLEKQGIAVRAYGGALICDSNTPGAEPSVEDKSSLNTAVKRSIAKAAVGLIKPGHRVILDSGTTTYEIACLMRQHTDVIAMTNGMNVANALLEAEGVELLMTGGHLRRQSQSFYGDQAEQSLQNYHFDMLFLGVDAIDLERGVSTHNEDEARLNRRMCEVAERIIVVTDSSKFNRSSLHKIIDTQRIHTIIVDEGIPEESLKEFHRSGVEVIIV
- the kbaZ gene encoding tagatose-bisphosphate aldolase subunit KbaZ, coding for MKHLTDMVEQHKRGKANGIYAVCSAHPLVLESAIRYAQANHSPLLIEATSNQVDQFGGYTGMTPADFRHFVCQLADSLDFPQEQLILGGDHLGPNRWQNLAAEPAMAHADELIRSYVAAGFKKIHLDCSMSCQGDPVPLTDAIVAERAARLAKVAEETCIAHFGESDLVYVIGTEVPVPGGAHETLTELAVTTPEAARTTLEAHRHAFEKQGLDNMWSRIIALVVQPGVEFDHTHIIDYQPQKAVALSKMVEAYDTLVFEAHSTDYQTPQSLRQLVKDHFAILKVGPALTFALREALFSLAAIEEELLPAKACSDLRHVLESVMLDRPEYWQSHYHGDGNTRRLARGYSYSDRVRYYWPDSQIDDAFERLVRNLADDPIPLPLISQYMPLQYVKVREGDLNATPRELIINHIQDILQQYHAACQGVTSQNG
- the agaV gene encoding PTS N-acetylgalactosamine transporter subunit IIB gives rise to the protein MPNIVLSRIDERLIHGQVGVQWVGFAGANLVLVANDEVAEDTVQQNLMEMVLAEGIAVRFWSLQKVIDNIHRAADRQKILLVCKSPTDFLRLVEGGVPVTRINVGNMHYANGKQQIAKTVSVDATDITAFNGLKAAGVECFVQGVPTEPAQDLFKLI
- the agaW gene encoding PTS N-acetylgalactosamine transporter subunit IIC, which translates into the protein MEISLLQAFALGILAFIAGLDMFNGLTHMHRPVVLGPLVGLILGDLHTGILTGGTLELVWMGLAPLAGAQPPNVIIGTIVGTTFAITTGVKPDVAVGVAVPFAVAVQMGITFLFSVMSGVMSRCDRMAANADTAGIERVNYLALLALGIFYFLCAFLPIYFGAEHAKTAIDVLPERLIDGLGVAGGIMPAIGFAVLLKIMMKNVYIPYFIIGFVGAAWLKLPVLAIAAAALAMALIDLLRKSPEPTQPEAQKEEFEDGI
- the agaE gene encoding PTS N-acetylgalactosamine transporter subunit IID; this encodes MASNQQTLPTVSDSEETLLSGVNENIYEDQSIGAELTKKDINRVAWRSMLLQASFNYERMQASGWLYGLLPALKKIHTNKRDLARAMKGHMGFFNTHPFLVTFVIGIILAMERSKQDVNSIQSTKIAVGAPLGGIGDAMFWLTLLPICGGIGASLALQGSILGAVVFIVLFNVVHLALRFGLAHYAYRMGVAAIPLIKANTKKVGHAASIVGMTVIGALVATYVRLNTTLEIKAGDAVVKLQADVIDKLMPAFLPLVYTLTMFWLVRRGWSPLRLIGITVVLGVVGKFCHFL
- the agaF gene encoding PTS galactosamine/N-acetylgalactosamine transporter subunit IIA, producing the protein MLGIILTGHGGFASGMEKAMKQILGEQSQFIAIDFPETSTTALLTSQLEQAIEQLDGEEDIVFLTDLLGGTPFRVASTLAMLKPGREVITGTNLQLLLEMVLDREGLSSEAFRVQALECGHRGLTSLVDELGRCREEHPIEEGI